A single window of Novipirellula artificiosorum DNA harbors:
- a CDS encoding amidase has product MVFSRSSRFDRRYALKSGGCFIASMLGSSVASADETRAPVFTDYDKYDGVGLSNLVRQGLVSPIELLESAISRAEAVNAKINAIVTPLYDLARKQARTDLPTGTFQGVPFLVKDLGYWMKGIECTEGSSLYRGNRPTEDDTVVKRLKAAGLVIMGRTHSCEFGGSASSESAIFGVTRNPWDLDRIAGGSSGGSAAAVAAGIVPMASGSDGGGSIRIPASCCGLFGMKVTRGRVPLGPRVYELLQGLATLGVITRSVRDSAAMLDTIGGPAKGDAYAHPPQKRNYLEELAIEPGQLRVGLVTRSPSGSPVDPSCVRAAEEAGRLCERLGHRVDDVTESFVNEFAPEKLIVMWTTSARLAVEHRLAQLGRKLKDEDLEYITRVNYEQAGNAKAIDLERERLILHEMSRRMARFQRNYDMLLMPTLGQLPLEPGRLSQSRNDFEGYIEDLLTFTPFCVIANQTGQPAMSVPLHWTAENLPVGVQFFGRFGDEATLFRLASQLEQAQPWKDRRPLLR; this is encoded by the coding sequence ATGGTGTTTTCACGCTCGTCACGGTTTGATCGCCGCTACGCTCTGAAGAGTGGCGGCTGCTTCATCGCGTCAATGCTTGGTTCGTCCGTGGCATCGGCTGACGAGACTCGAGCGCCCGTGTTCACAGATTATGACAAGTACGACGGTGTTGGCCTGTCCAATTTAGTGCGTCAAGGGTTGGTTTCACCGATCGAGTTACTTGAATCCGCTATTAGCCGCGCTGAGGCAGTCAATGCGAAGATCAATGCGATTGTGACGCCGCTCTACGATCTAGCTCGAAAGCAAGCTCGCACAGACTTGCCTACCGGAACGTTCCAGGGCGTACCGTTTCTCGTCAAGGACCTCGGCTACTGGATGAAGGGTATCGAATGCACGGAGGGTTCCAGCCTGTATCGCGGCAATCGCCCTACCGAAGACGATACGGTCGTGAAGCGACTTAAAGCGGCTGGCCTTGTGATCATGGGGCGAACCCATAGTTGCGAGTTTGGCGGTTCAGCCTCGTCAGAATCCGCGATCTTTGGCGTAACACGGAATCCGTGGGATCTTGATCGCATTGCTGGAGGGTCATCGGGTGGTTCCGCGGCAGCAGTGGCAGCCGGAATTGTCCCAATGGCAAGTGGCTCTGATGGTGGTGGCTCCATTCGCATACCAGCCTCTTGCTGTGGCCTGTTTGGGATGAAGGTGACTCGTGGACGAGTGCCGCTCGGACCGAGGGTCTATGAATTGCTTCAAGGACTGGCGACGCTGGGCGTTATCACAAGATCCGTGCGCGATAGCGCCGCAATGTTGGACACAATCGGTGGTCCCGCTAAGGGCGACGCTTATGCGCATCCTCCTCAGAAAAGAAACTACCTTGAGGAACTTGCGATTGAACCTGGTCAACTTCGCGTCGGGCTCGTCACGCGTTCCCCGTCTGGCAGCCCGGTTGATCCGAGTTGCGTGCGGGCGGCCGAGGAAGCGGGGCGATTGTGCGAGCGACTCGGGCACCGTGTCGACGATGTGACGGAATCCTTCGTCAACGAATTTGCGCCAGAGAAACTGATTGTCATGTGGACGACGAGTGCGAGACTGGCAGTTGAACATAGGCTCGCACAGCTTGGTCGCAAGCTCAAGGACGAGGATTTGGAGTACATCACGCGAGTCAATTATGAACAAGCAGGGAATGCCAAAGCGATCGACTTAGAACGTGAACGGTTGATACTTCATGAAATGTCGCGTCGGATGGCGCGGTTTCAACGCAATTACGACATGTTACTGATGCCAACGCTTGGTCAACTGCCGCTAGAGCCAGGACGCTTGTCACAGTCTCGCAACGATTTCGAGGGCTACATTGAGGACCTGTTGACCTTTACTCCGTTTTGCGTCATTGCCAATCAAACCGGCCAGCCAGCGATGTCCGTTCCGTTGCATTGGACGGCTGAGAACCTCCCCGTTGGCGTACAATTCTTCGGCCGTTTCGGCGATGAAGCGACTCTATTCAGACTCGCCTCACAACTTGAACAGGCACAGCCATGGAAGGACCGTCGACCCTTGTTGCGATAA
- a CDS encoding protein kinase domain-containing protein yields the protein MSSTNDVLAETLLVNAIEIACPAERTLYLEAHCGHDRELLRQVESMVADYFAAESLLQPPVGIERSSEVGWAVATSQLPVIQIGNYMLREPIGEGGMGVVYVADQVVPIRRRVALKVIKPGLDSKQVVARFESERQALGLMDHPNIARVFDGGRTEDGRPYFVMELVKGVPINDFCESRDLELPAKLDLFIDVCSAVEHAHKKGIIHRDLKPSNLLVTMLDDKPVAKVIDFGIAKATTQPLTDGTVYTGFAQLIGTPAYMSPEQVEMNNLDVDTRSDIYSLGVVLYELLTGSLPFDRQTLKEASFDELRQLIQESVPPRPSQRISTLAAKAESTFHDRRRVDPRKLADSLKREVDWIVLKALEKDRKRRYQSASDFAHDIRRYLNDEPVKAHPPSMGYQLGKYVKKHRASLTAASLIFLTAIAGAAASIGYAINAFERAAEAKIAAADAQREATRANKMTSEASVATQRAKFNAQQADEARQREALERNRAEQALYRADMRLAASEIREGFHSDARETLLNHAPIYGSAKTGSWEWSYLLGESSQSSITWRVSQAHVAGVDWSPDGKQIATVSYDGSCRVFNAATGQQDQAWHLGKTILKCVAWAPDGQSLAWGSAADEGLVRIWDKATDKVTQFQPSKESVWSICWNQSGTEIMTGSIQAKELENRSENFNVFERHDDDWTRIHSTSTTNHIHHAAWNHEGSKIAVVMNDSLEILSPTGLERLFRIDEPKRITKGAWSNDSQRLAYTCENGECVIFDAERNQETKRFSAHSGIFNRVAWSLDGSYLATAGNDGDVKIWTTNTWSLVKRIQAHVGMVNAISWRPDSQELVSVGSDGFANVWTLNDPQDRHAWDIPDLLTEASFAWNEAGHLRVIRGPRQLADVDPRTGRVVATLAPPVGNDLFLLDENWAVDRSSRRLLSLLNPALGYDLLMDGGQVIALSPDNKRVALRPSWNSTPALFSLNGSRHVLCSDDPIRSVQQIAWSPSGESIAMAGNGNVSDDGTIGYAGWLHVFDTDGSGHRRARVGRHRVTATATCWSPDSQWIAAASKDGTCCVFATRDLRTRWTRKSHRGSVRSLDWHPDGNRVASAGEDLSVKIWDPTTGAVLLSLPTEKGIDRVKFSPDGSMLAAMQDDGPLLVWDARHGQQIAKSDHTRARLQARVNLAYSDAIDQQDWSTARLMLHRVLKFPDDAVTANFYQAALLAVHAKDPASFAECCRRAIDDSPAAGMVVDQYSAAWTCALGPHGLDDYSPAISLARSAAASDPAKQSYFCGLGAILMRAGEYTEAKQQLEKVAELETDFSTSESYAYYFLAMTEYKLGNSAAAEQQLRQANAAAETELAGFIAWHRGLTIELLRNEATALIAPQSGDTLDDTRD from the coding sequence ATGTCGTCCACGAATGATGTTTTAGCGGAAACCTTGCTGGTCAACGCAATTGAGATCGCCTGCCCCGCCGAACGGACGTTATACCTTGAAGCACATTGCGGCCATGACCGCGAACTGCTGCGGCAGGTCGAGTCGATGGTGGCCGACTACTTCGCGGCGGAGAGTCTGCTGCAACCTCCGGTCGGGATTGAGCGAAGCTCGGAGGTCGGTTGGGCCGTCGCCACGTCCCAACTGCCGGTAATCCAGATCGGCAACTACATGCTTCGCGAGCCGATCGGCGAAGGCGGGATGGGTGTGGTCTATGTCGCTGACCAGGTCGTGCCGATCCGGCGCCGTGTGGCGTTGAAAGTCATCAAGCCGGGCTTGGACAGCAAACAGGTTGTTGCCCGGTTCGAAAGCGAGCGACAAGCCCTGGGATTGATGGACCACCCCAACATCGCACGAGTGTTCGACGGGGGAAGGACGGAGGATGGAAGGCCCTACTTCGTGATGGAATTGGTCAAAGGGGTTCCGATCAACGATTTCTGCGAATCTCGCGACCTGGAGCTTCCCGCGAAACTTGATCTTTTCATCGATGTCTGCAGCGCCGTCGAACACGCACATAAAAAGGGAATCATCCATCGCGATCTCAAACCCAGCAATCTGCTGGTCACGATGCTCGACGACAAGCCGGTGGCCAAAGTCATCGACTTTGGAATCGCCAAGGCGACCACGCAGCCGTTGACCGACGGCACGGTTTACACCGGCTTTGCCCAGTTGATCGGAACCCCCGCCTACATGAGTCCCGAGCAGGTGGAGATGAACAATCTGGACGTCGACACTCGCAGCGACATCTACTCGCTCGGCGTCGTCCTGTACGAGTTGCTGACCGGATCGCTGCCGTTTGATCGCCAGACGCTCAAGGAAGCCAGCTTCGACGAATTGCGGCAGTTGATTCAAGAAAGTGTACCTCCGCGACCTAGTCAGCGGATCAGCACCCTAGCGGCCAAAGCGGAATCGACGTTTCATGATCGCCGTCGCGTCGATCCGCGGAAACTGGCCGATTCGCTCAAACGCGAAGTCGACTGGATCGTTCTCAAAGCGTTAGAAAAGGATCGCAAACGTCGATACCAATCGGCAAGCGACTTCGCCCATGACATTCGCCGATACTTAAACGATGAACCGGTCAAAGCACATCCACCGTCAATGGGATATCAGCTTGGCAAGTACGTCAAGAAACATCGAGCCTCGCTGACAGCCGCAAGCTTGATTTTTCTGACGGCCATCGCGGGCGCGGCGGCGAGCATCGGTTACGCAATCAACGCATTTGAGCGTGCAGCGGAAGCAAAGATCGCAGCGGCTGACGCTCAGCGCGAAGCCACTCGTGCTAACAAGATGACATCCGAGGCAAGCGTGGCGACACAACGAGCGAAATTCAATGCACAACAAGCCGATGAGGCGCGGCAACGCGAGGCACTTGAGCGTAACCGCGCGGAACAAGCACTGTATCGCGCCGACATGCGATTGGCAGCGTCGGAGATCCGCGAAGGTTTCCACTCTGACGCACGTGAGACATTGCTGAATCACGCACCCATCTATGGTTCCGCCAAGACCGGATCATGGGAATGGAGCTATCTGCTGGGCGAATCCAGCCAGAGTTCGATAACCTGGAGGGTGTCACAGGCTCACGTAGCCGGCGTCGATTGGAGTCCCGATGGCAAGCAAATCGCGACCGTTAGCTATGATGGTTCATGCCGAGTATTCAATGCCGCCACGGGCCAGCAGGATCAAGCATGGCATCTCGGGAAAACAATATTGAAATGTGTCGCTTGGGCTCCGGACGGACAAAGTCTGGCCTGGGGGAGTGCAGCTGACGAAGGTCTCGTCCGAATTTGGGACAAAGCCACCGATAAGGTGACGCAGTTCCAGCCCTCGAAGGAATCGGTCTGGTCAATTTGTTGGAACCAATCTGGAACTGAGATTATGACGGGTTCGATTCAAGCGAAAGAGCTTGAAAACAGATCCGAGAATTTCAACGTGTTTGAACGACACGATGATGATTGGACACGGATTCACAGTACATCGACCACGAATCACATTCATCACGCCGCATGGAATCATGAAGGATCGAAGATCGCGGTCGTCATGAATGACTCGCTTGAAATATTGTCCCCAACCGGACTGGAACGACTGTTTCGGATCGATGAACCAAAAAGGATTACCAAGGGAGCGTGGTCGAATGATTCACAGCGACTTGCATACACATGCGAGAATGGTGAGTGCGTCATCTTCGACGCCGAGCGGAATCAGGAGACCAAGCGATTTTCGGCACATTCAGGGATTTTCAACCGGGTCGCTTGGAGTCTGGATGGTAGTTACCTTGCCACGGCGGGTAACGATGGCGACGTCAAAATCTGGACCACGAATACGTGGAGTTTGGTCAAACGCATTCAGGCCCACGTTGGGATGGTAAATGCGATTTCGTGGAGGCCCGATTCACAAGAGTTGGTGTCTGTTGGCAGTGATGGATTCGCAAACGTCTGGACACTGAACGATCCACAGGACCGGCATGCATGGGACATCCCAGATCTTTTGACAGAGGCGTCGTTCGCTTGGAACGAAGCGGGGCATTTACGTGTCATTCGAGGTCCCCGCCAGCTCGCCGATGTGGATCCGCGAACGGGGCGTGTGGTGGCAACTCTGGCTCCTCCTGTCGGAAATGATTTGTTTTTGTTGGACGAGAATTGGGCCGTGGATAGGTCCTCTCGTCGCTTGCTCTCGTTGTTGAATCCTGCGTTGGGGTACGATCTCTTAATGGATGGCGGCCAAGTGATCGCCCTTTCACCTGACAACAAACGTGTGGCTCTTCGGCCCTCATGGAATTCGACTCCTGCGCTGTTTTCATTGAATGGATCACGGCACGTGCTTTGCTCCGACGATCCTATCAGGTCTGTTCAGCAGATCGCGTGGTCTCCCTCCGGCGAATCGATCGCGATGGCCGGGAACGGCAACGTGTCGGATGATGGCACAATTGGATACGCGGGCTGGCTCCACGTCTTCGATACGGACGGCTCAGGACATCGACGAGCCCGCGTTGGCCGTCATCGCGTGACCGCGACTGCGACGTGTTGGTCGCCGGATTCTCAGTGGATTGCGGCTGCATCCAAAGATGGTACTTGTTGCGTTTTCGCCACTCGTGACCTCCGTACACGCTGGACTCGGAAATCACATCGGGGATCGGTGCGCTCACTTGACTGGCATCCCGATGGAAATCGCGTCGCTTCGGCAGGTGAAGATCTGAGCGTCAAAATTTGGGATCCAACCACCGGTGCTGTCTTACTCTCGCTGCCCACTGAAAAGGGTATCGATCGCGTGAAGTTCTCGCCCGATGGAAGCATGCTGGCCGCCATGCAGGACGACGGACCTCTGCTCGTTTGGGATGCTCGGCATGGGCAGCAGATTGCCAAGTCAGACCACACCCGAGCGAGACTACAAGCACGAGTCAACCTGGCTTACTCTGATGCGATTGATCAGCAGGACTGGTCGACAGCACGCTTGATGCTGCATCGCGTGCTGAAATTTCCGGACGACGCTGTCACAGCCAATTTCTATCAGGCGGCGTTACTTGCCGTGCACGCGAAAGATCCTGCATCGTTTGCAGAGTGCTGTCGACGTGCTATCGATGACTCGCCAGCTGCAGGGATGGTCGTTGATCAGTATTCCGCTGCTTGGACGTGCGCGTTAGGTCCACATGGCCTCGACGACTATTCGCCAGCAATTTCGCTGGCGAGATCCGCGGCGGCGAGTGATCCCGCGAAACAGTCGTATTTCTGCGGTTTAGGGGCGATTTTGATGAGAGCTGGCGAGTACACGGAGGCAAAGCAGCAACTGGAAAAAGTCGCGGAATTGGAAACCGATTTCAGTACTTCTGAGTCATACGCCTATTACTTTCTGGCGATGACCGAATACAAACTCGGCAATTCAGCCGCGGCCGAGCAGCAGTTGCGGCAAGCGAACGCCGCAGCCGAGACGGAACTGGCCGGATTCATCGCGTGGCACCGTGGTTTGACAATCGAACTGCTGCGGAACGAGGCAACCGCGTTAATCGCCCCGCAAAGTGGTGACACCTTGGATGACACTCGCGATTGA
- a CDS encoding ECF-type sigma factor, producing MNDEETVLTHKPLGEIAATKDLLPIVYTELRRMASGKLRREGGNHSLQTTGLVHEAYVRLVNENSQSLWQSRAHFFGAAAEAMRRILVDEARRIKSLKRGGDRIRVSGLSRISSKVTADDERILEVQAALDQLEKESPRRAQVVKMRFFASMTNEEIANTLGVSVPTVKRDWAASRVWIYRHLQPDADRKKEG from the coding sequence ATGAACGACGAAGAGACGGTGCTGACCCACAAGCCGCTTGGAGAAATTGCGGCAACCAAGGACCTGTTGCCAATTGTTTACACGGAATTACGGCGGATGGCGTCGGGCAAGTTGCGTCGTGAAGGCGGCAATCACTCGCTGCAGACCACCGGCTTGGTACACGAAGCCTACGTTCGCTTGGTCAATGAGAATTCTCAGTCTCTCTGGCAATCTCGCGCACACTTTTTCGGTGCTGCCGCCGAAGCGATGCGAAGGATCCTGGTTGACGAAGCGCGCCGTATCAAGTCGCTCAAACGCGGTGGAGATCGCATTCGTGTTTCAGGGCTCTCACGGATTTCTAGCAAGGTAACAGCTGACGACGAACGGATCCTCGAAGTCCAAGCGGCCCTCGATCAACTTGAAAAGGAATCGCCCCGGCGAGCGCAGGTCGTCAAAATGCGTTTCTTCGCGTCGATGACCAACGAGGAAATCGCCAACACACTCGGAGTCTCTGTGCCAACCGTCAAACGGGATTGGGCAGCATCAAGAGTCTGGATTTACCGTCATCTGCAACCGGACGCGGATAGAAAAAAAGAGGGTTAG
- a CDS encoding ECF-type sigma factor yields the protein MMPDVTQILSQIKQGDPGAAEQLLPLVYEELRKLAAAKLTREEPGQTLQATALVHEAYLRLVDVERFQNWNSRGHFFGAAAEAMRRILVENARRRQRLRHGGGRTRVDLNLAAPSSKEPDGELLALNDGLDRLASEEPVAAEVVKLRYFGGMTTHQAAEVLGISPRTANRHWAFAKAWLFKDMRAEENS from the coding sequence ATGATGCCCGACGTAACCCAGATTCTCTCCCAGATCAAACAGGGTGATCCTGGTGCAGCCGAACAGTTGCTGCCCTTGGTCTATGAGGAGCTGCGCAAATTGGCGGCTGCGAAACTGACACGGGAAGAGCCCGGGCAAACCCTCCAGGCAACCGCTCTGGTCCACGAAGCCTACTTGCGGTTAGTTGATGTTGAAAGATTCCAGAACTGGAACAGTCGAGGACACTTCTTTGGGGCCGCCGCCGAAGCGATGCGGAGAATCCTGGTAGAGAACGCCCGCAGGCGCCAACGCTTACGACATGGCGGGGGACGGACACGAGTCGACTTGAACTTGGCCGCACCGTCCTCGAAGGAACCAGACGGCGAACTCCTCGCATTGAACGACGGGCTGGATCGTCTGGCCTCTGAGGAACCAGTGGCTGCTGAGGTCGTGAAGCTTCGCTACTTTGGGGGCATGACCACGCACCAAGCGGCCGAGGTATTGGGAATTTCCCCGCGAACCGCAAATCGGCATTGGGCATTTGCCAAGGCATGGCTGTTTAAAGACATGCGTGCCGAAGAAAACTCCTGA
- a CDS encoding DmpA family aminopeptidase: MRLATTLIALGLVGILTGPSSIADPGRIRARDLGVPFDGTPGELNAITDVTGVEVGYSTIISGNGSLEVGKGPVRTGVTAILPRGKKSVSVPVFAAWFSQNGFGEMTGTTSIEERGFLRGPVMITNTHSVGTVHEAVIAWRVKQGEPDAGGWWSLPIVAETYDGVLNDINGFHVGPQHAIQALESAKSGVVEEGNVGGGTGMICYGFKGGTGTASRKTEDDEGGFTVGVLVQANHGGKKQLLVAGVPVGRELAEKPGLSKQLWGKGDDVGSIIIVIATDAPLLPHQLKRVARRATMGLARTGSTSGNGSGDIFVAFSTANTEAARDKGIANVKMLPNERIDPLFEATVQATEEAIINAIVAAKTMTGINDTQVVALPHDEMKDVLKKYGRLTSSTD; the protein is encoded by the coding sequence ATGAGACTCGCCACGACTCTTATCGCGTTAGGTCTCGTCGGTATTCTTACCGGGCCAAGTTCAATCGCTGATCCAGGAAGAATCCGTGCTCGCGATTTGGGCGTCCCATTCGATGGCACGCCTGGTGAACTCAACGCAATTACCGATGTCACGGGCGTCGAAGTTGGGTACTCGACCATCATTTCAGGAAATGGTTCGCTGGAGGTGGGAAAAGGTCCGGTCCGAACAGGCGTCACCGCGATCCTCCCACGTGGAAAGAAATCGGTCAGTGTTCCGGTCTTCGCTGCCTGGTTTTCGCAAAATGGCTTTGGGGAAATGACGGGGACGACATCGATTGAGGAGCGTGGATTCCTTCGAGGGCCAGTGATGATTACAAACACTCACAGTGTTGGCACAGTCCACGAAGCAGTGATTGCTTGGCGGGTAAAACAAGGTGAACCCGATGCGGGCGGGTGGTGGTCGTTGCCAATCGTTGCCGAAACCTATGATGGCGTGTTGAACGACATTAATGGATTCCACGTGGGGCCCCAGCACGCAATTCAGGCTCTCGAGTCGGCAAAGTCAGGCGTGGTTGAGGAGGGAAATGTTGGTGGCGGGACAGGAATGATTTGCTACGGATTCAAGGGCGGGACTGGTACGGCGTCGAGGAAGACCGAGGATGACGAGGGCGGCTTTACAGTGGGTGTGCTGGTACAAGCAAATCATGGTGGCAAGAAGCAACTGTTGGTCGCTGGAGTTCCAGTAGGGCGTGAACTGGCGGAAAAACCTGGGTTGTCCAAGCAGCTTTGGGGCAAGGGTGACGATGTGGGATCAATCATAATCGTCATTGCAACAGATGCGCCCTTGCTGCCACATCAACTCAAACGCGTTGCGCGACGCGCCACAATGGGGCTTGCTCGCACGGGGTCCACGTCTGGGAACGGGTCGGGTGATATCTTTGTCGCATTCTCGACAGCGAACACGGAGGCTGCTCGCGACAAGGGGATAGCCAACGTCAAGATGCTTCCAAATGAACGTATCGATCCGTTGTTTGAAGCAACCGTCCAGGCGACAGAGGAAGCGATCATCAACGCGATCGTTGCAGCCAAAACAATGACCGGCATAAATGACACGCAGGTTGTTGCATTGCCGCACGACGAAATGAAAGATGTATTGAAGAAATACGGTCGGCTAACGAGCAGCACTGACTAG
- a CDS encoding serine/threonine protein kinase — MNDRQQKIRELFDEAIEIESHSERHQFVDQACHGDQELQREVYTLLNAHAGAGSFLDSPPKEIQPTVAAAGAQEEPGTQIGPYKLLQKLGEGGFGVVYMAQQTTPIRRKVALKIIKQGMDTQQVIARFEAERQALAMMEHPNIAKVLDAGATEAGRPYFVMELVRGDPITHYCDRERLDTEARLRLFRDVCHAVQHAHQKGIIHRDIKPSNVMVTLHDGKPVPKVIDFGIAKATQQDLTEKTLFTEYGQFIGTPAYMSPEQAEMSGLGVDTRSDIYSLGVLLYELLTGTTPFEAAQFRRAAIDEIIRMIRQDEPPRPSLRLSTLAAMQRSQGKPHAEEAAEVAVKTSSIEDIARSRHADPFSLAKSLSGDLDWIVMKTLEKDRSRRYGTAIELASDVQRHLQDEPVLASPPSTTYRVRKYVRRNRGFVIAISAVAASLIVGFATMGIGFAQARQGQAEARRGQAEAQRDRDRAQHDRDRAVQAEKDAIQAKDNAIKAEKELREAELSFTKEFFFSNLWRGDFQTAEEMLARAQDFGATETWVHNGSAMLAQFQGDAATARKELDLVLRSSPNNTLAFALLSMVDYWDGDEIAWMEAVEDLHEQNLDERTYDEKLIVAYTMGLGYPKEAIEILTDLETDHRNYPVVRLLRAMALRYRALFCDDLGESQELLQAALEDLNYVEGSLRHSPLAFQALITINLQARDVWRKLAVSDADRAGELNDEAKSFEQTAIQYADEAVVQFPRSFEAMWACLIAFQETGEKGRLADLIAKADLPHNHPFWNQTCALYWLGLGRVDEANQTMEKMQDHPLAAVARFHEHWIQICDAQASDATFRDGLKQEVLRYAENKIASGKGGYLFLDLSTLLMLGEREKVRELASRATDELKDVLTVGFQPGYDILIELDFDPAKLRDRWPSYDWTEGPGLLLGYLDFYAACDAIGQGNPEAARESFQSCIEHGWFFTSWHWASRAYLSRLDDGWPQWIGSPE, encoded by the coding sequence ATGAATGACCGACAGCAGAAGATTCGAGAATTGTTCGACGAAGCCATCGAGATCGAATCTCATAGTGAACGCCACCAATTCGTCGACCAAGCGTGTCACGGAGATCAGGAACTTCAGCGCGAAGTCTACACGCTGTTAAACGCCCACGCGGGGGCGGGCAGTTTCCTCGACTCGCCCCCAAAGGAGATTCAGCCTACCGTCGCCGCGGCCGGCGCGCAGGAAGAACCCGGAACTCAAATCGGTCCTTACAAGCTGCTACAGAAGTTGGGAGAGGGCGGTTTTGGCGTCGTCTACATGGCCCAGCAAACCACTCCGATTCGGCGAAAGGTCGCATTGAAGATCATCAAGCAGGGGATGGATACCCAGCAGGTGATCGCGAGATTTGAAGCCGAACGGCAAGCCCTCGCGATGATGGAGCATCCGAACATTGCCAAGGTCTTGGATGCGGGCGCAACAGAGGCTGGGCGACCCTACTTCGTTATGGAGCTGGTACGAGGAGACCCCATCACCCATTACTGTGACAGAGAACGATTGGACACGGAGGCACGGTTGCGATTGTTCAGGGACGTTTGCCATGCCGTCCAGCACGCACACCAGAAAGGGATCATTCATCGAGACATTAAGCCGTCCAACGTCATGGTGACGCTCCATGACGGGAAACCCGTTCCGAAGGTCATCGACTTTGGCATTGCCAAAGCGACACAGCAGGACCTCACCGAAAAGACGCTGTTCACGGAATATGGCCAGTTCATCGGCACCCCCGCTTACATGAGCCCGGAACAGGCGGAAATGTCGGGTTTGGGCGTCGACACACGAAGCGACATCTACTCGCTGGGAGTGCTGCTTTACGAATTGCTGACGGGGACCACTCCATTCGAAGCAGCCCAATTTCGGCGGGCAGCGATTGATGAGATCATCCGAATGATCCGTCAGGATGAGCCCCCACGACCGTCGTTACGTCTCAGCACGTTGGCGGCAATGCAGCGTTCGCAGGGAAAACCACATGCGGAGGAAGCAGCTGAAGTTGCCGTTAAGACCTCCTCCATTGAGGATATCGCACGCAGCCGTCATGCTGACCCTTTCTCGCTTGCCAAAAGTCTGAGCGGCGATCTTGATTGGATCGTGATGAAAACTCTGGAAAAGGACCGGTCACGACGATATGGAACGGCGATTGAACTTGCCAGTGATGTGCAACGCCATCTGCAAGACGAGCCCGTACTGGCAAGTCCGCCGAGCACCACATACCGCGTCCGCAAGTACGTTCGCCGGAATCGAGGATTCGTCATCGCAATCAGCGCAGTTGCGGCATCGCTGATTGTTGGATTCGCGACAATGGGCATCGGATTCGCTCAAGCACGACAAGGACAGGCTGAAGCACGACGAGGACAGGCTGAAGCGCAACGAGACCGAGACCGTGCGCAACACGATCGAGACCGCGCGGTGCAGGCGGAAAAGGATGCTATCCAGGCGAAGGACAACGCTATTAAAGCGGAGAAGGAACTGCGTGAAGCCGAGTTGAGCTTCACCAAGGAGTTCTTCTTTTCCAACTTGTGGCGAGGAGATTTTCAGACCGCCGAAGAGATGCTGGCTCGGGCGCAAGACTTTGGCGCGACGGAGACTTGGGTACACAACGGCTCCGCAATGCTCGCCCAATTTCAAGGTGATGCGGCAACAGCGCGTAAAGAACTCGACCTGGTACTGAGATCATCTCCCAACAACACGCTCGCATTCGCTTTGCTAAGCATGGTCGACTACTGGGATGGCGACGAGATCGCATGGATGGAGGCTGTGGAAGATCTGCACGAGCAAAACCTAGATGAACGGACCTACGACGAGAAACTAATCGTTGCTTACACGATGGGGCTCGGCTACCCCAAAGAGGCAATTGAAATATTGACCGACTTGGAGACTGACCATCGAAACTATCCGGTCGTTCGTCTCCTGCGAGCCATGGCCCTTCGCTATCGTGCATTGTTTTGCGATGATTTGGGCGAGTCGCAGGAACTTCTACAAGCCGCCTTGGAAGATTTGAATTACGTGGAAGGGTCTCTGCGCCACAGTCCGTTAGCTTTCCAGGCGCTCATCACGATTAATCTGCAGGCCCGCGATGTCTGGAGAAAACTGGCGGTTTCTGACGCCGATAGAGCAGGGGAACTAAACGATGAGGCAAAGAGTTTTGAGCAAACAGCGATTCAATATGCAGATGAAGCCGTTGTTCAATTTCCTCGAAGTTTCGAGGCGATGTGGGCGTGCCTTATTGCCTTTCAGGAGACTGGCGAGAAGGGGCGCCTCGCTGATTTGATCGCCAAGGCGGATCTGCCACACAATCATCCATTTTGGAACCAAACTTGCGCCCTCTACTGGCTGGGTCTTGGTCGGGTAGACGAGGCAAACCAGACGATGGAGAAGATGCAGGACCATCCCCTTGCAGCGGTGGCAAGGTTCCACGAACACTGGATTCAAATATGCGATGCGCAAGCGAGCGATGCAACGTTTCGAGACGGACTGAAACAGGAAGTCTTGCGATACGCGGAAAACAAGATCGCCTCAGGAAAAGGGGGGTACTTGTTCCTCGATTTGTCGACATTGTTAATGCTTGGCGAGCGAGAAAAGGTAAGGGAACTTGCAAGCCGAGCAACGGACGAGCTTAAGGATGTCCTGACGGTGGGTTTCCAACCAGGTTACGACATCCTCATTGAGTTAGATTTTGATCCCGCGAAATTGCGAGACCGATGGCCGAGTTACGATTGGACCGAAGGCCCGGGACTCCTACTTGGCTACTTAGACTTCTACGCGGCGTGCGATGCAATCGGACAAGGCAACCCGGAGGCGGCGAGGGAGTCCTTTCAATCGTGTATTGAACATGGCTGGTTCTTCACGTCCTGGCACTGGGCGTCTCGCGCCTACCTGTCGCGTCTGGATGATGGGTGGCCCCAATGGATTGGCTCCCCAGAATAA